The following proteins are encoded in a genomic region of Burkholderia cepacia:
- a CDS encoding MipA/OmpV family protein — protein sequence MTVARPLLSPGARRFVSGLSACAALTAAGARDASAQTPSPLGEWQYSAGVPLEKLYDPNISTWDISVGAAMTLQPRYAGSDRYRVLGGPNLDIRYRDLFFLSTGEGLGANVLRGPNWRVSLSVGYDLGRRSADDTEHLNGLDNINAAPVMKLAADYVISKEFPLVLRADIRRSIGGSNGWVGDFSAYMPLPGSNEHFFWFAGPTVSFADSRYMNSWFGVSQGAAARSGLPAYSSGAGIKSFGAGVTMAWFVNKHWFVTIDGAIEQLVGRAARSPITQQSTNGVFDMSVNYQF from the coding sequence ATGACTGTTGCTCGCCCGTTGCTGTCACCCGGCGCACGCCGGTTCGTATCCGGCCTGTCGGCCTGCGCGGCGCTTACGGCGGCCGGCGCCCGCGACGCGTCGGCCCAGACGCCTTCGCCGCTCGGCGAGTGGCAATACTCCGCGGGCGTGCCGCTCGAAAAACTGTACGACCCGAACATTTCCACCTGGGATATCAGCGTGGGCGCCGCGATGACGCTGCAGCCGCGCTATGCGGGCTCCGACCGTTATCGCGTGCTGGGCGGCCCGAATCTGGATATCCGCTATCGCGACCTGTTCTTCCTGTCGACAGGCGAGGGGCTCGGCGCGAACGTGCTGCGCGGGCCGAACTGGCGCGTGAGCCTGTCCGTCGGCTATGACCTCGGGCGTCGTTCGGCCGACGATACCGAGCACCTGAACGGCCTCGACAACATCAATGCGGCGCCGGTGATGAAACTGGCGGCCGATTACGTGATCTCGAAGGAATTTCCGCTCGTGCTGCGCGCGGATATCCGGCGCAGCATCGGCGGCTCGAACGGCTGGGTCGGCGATTTCTCCGCGTACATGCCGCTGCCGGGCAGCAACGAGCATTTCTTCTGGTTCGCGGGGCCGACCGTGTCGTTCGCCGATTCGCGCTACATGAACAGCTGGTTCGGCGTGAGCCAGGGCGCCGCCGCGCGCTCGGGGCTGCCCGCCTATTCGTCGGGGGCCGGGATCAAGTCGTTCGGCGCGGGGGTGACGATGGCTTGGTTCGTGAACAAGCACTGGTTCGTCACGATCGACGGCGCCATCGAGCAGCTCGTCGGCCGCGCCGCGCGCAGCCCGATCACGCAGCAGTCGACCAACGGCGTGTTCGACATGTCGGTGAATTACCAGTTTTGA